The genome window TTTCAGGCCCCCGGGCCGGATCGGCGGACGCGCCCCTGCGGGGTTCCCTGTGCTGCTCGCCCGCGCAGGGCCGCGCGCAAAGGAACGGCGCTGGCGCGCCGTTCTGCGCTGCGCGCTGACCAACGCGAACCAGGAAAGGTTCGCGCTGGCCCCCTGCTTGGGCTGCGCTGCTCGGCGCGTCCGCAAGGATCCGGCCCGGGGGCCTGACACAGGGGCGACTGCCGGCGTCGACGGCGATAGGAGCAAACAACGCTTAGCTGCCGAGCCCCTCCCGGCTCCTACGCCCTTGCATGGGCAGCAGGTCGTGAAACCGGTAAAGTAGATGCAGCAAACGCGACCCCGTCGGCCACCATAGACCGCGAGAGCAGGCCCATGACCGATTCGCAGCAGCCATCGGCCCGCGACGAGCAACGCCTCTACGAAGCCATCACCCTCGCCATGTACATCCACCGCGATCAACGTCGGCGTTATACCGGCGAGCCTTACTGGAAGCACCTTGCGGAGGTGGCGGCCTTGACCCGGCTCGGTACGGAGGAGACCGACGCACTGATCACAGCCTGGCTTCATGATGCTGTCGAGGACTCCGGCCTAGAGCCCGGAATGCTCTGCGCCCAGTTTGGAGAGCGTGTTCGCTCCGGGGTGATGTGGCTGACCTGCGCCGCGATCGAGGAGGGCGAGCCCC of Halorhodospira halophila contains these proteins:
- a CDS encoding HD domain-containing protein, translated to MTDSQQPSARDEQRLYEAITLAMYIHRDQRRRYTGEPYWKHLAEVAALTRLGTEETDALITAWLHDAVEDSGLEPGMLCAQFGERVRSGVMWLTCAAIEEGEPRDQRKARAVKQLRQAPGWVQTIKCADLASNLASIADHDLAFARHYVPECRALYESLGQASPPVRMLAAKELVAAEAKCFAVETDPRGTPA